One Candidatus Hydrogenedentota bacterium genomic window carries:
- a CDS encoding ADP-ribosylglycohydrolase family protein — translation MRFLIPLLLLTILLSPIAGSQTDPYLRLPVHAYLDKMKAGWVGQMAGVGWGGPTEFRFNGVIMPAPEMPEWRPEMVNQFMQDDLYVEMTFLRTLEMHGLDAPTRQAGIDFANSGYKLWHANRAGRDNLRNGIAPPDSGHPSFNSHADDIDYQIEADFSGLIAPGMPNTVIELGEKFGRLMNYGDGLYGGLFVGGMYAAAFFETDIEAIVRAGLACIPEGSQYHACISDVLRWHQEDPEHWEATWQRISEKYHLNREFRRFSCSKPDDAFNIDAKINGAYIVMGLLYGKGDIDQTVIIATRCGQDSDCNPSNAAGVLFTTLGFSQLPGRFTEALDPEGTFSHTPYNFPKLIDVCGQLARQAVVRAGGTIETNFEGDEEFVIPRREPSPPPLEQCWEPRPPADSRFTDAQKARINPPKESD, via the coding sequence ATGCGATTCTTGATTCCGTTGCTGTTGCTGACGATCCTGCTTTCTCCCATTGCTGGCAGCCAGACAGACCCCTACCTGCGGCTGCCGGTTCATGCCTATCTGGACAAGATGAAGGCGGGCTGGGTGGGACAGATGGCCGGAGTGGGCTGGGGCGGGCCGACCGAGTTCCGGTTCAACGGCGTCATCATGCCGGCGCCGGAGATGCCCGAGTGGCGTCCGGAGATGGTGAACCAGTTCATGCAGGACGACCTCTACGTCGAGATGACCTTCCTGCGCACGCTCGAGATGCACGGCCTGGACGCGCCGACGCGCCAGGCGGGCATCGATTTCGCCAACAGCGGCTACAAGCTCTGGCACGCGAACCGCGCCGGACGCGACAACCTGCGCAACGGCATCGCGCCGCCCGACTCGGGCCACCCGTCGTTCAACAGCCACGCGGACGACATCGACTACCAGATCGAGGCCGATTTTTCGGGTCTGATTGCGCCCGGGATGCCGAACACCGTCATCGAACTGGGCGAGAAATTCGGCAGGCTCATGAATTACGGCGACGGATTGTATGGCGGCCTGTTCGTCGGCGGCATGTACGCGGCGGCGTTCTTCGAGACCGACATCGAGGCGATCGTCCGGGCGGGCCTCGCCTGCATCCCCGAAGGCAGCCAGTATCACGCCTGCATCAGCGACGTGCTGCGCTGGCATCAGGAAGACCCGGAACACTGGGAGGCCACCTGGCAGCGCATCAGCGAGAAGTACCACCTGAACCGCGAATTCCGCAGGTTCTCCTGTTCCAAGCCGGACGACGCCTTCAACATCGACGCGAAGATCAACGGCGCCTACATCGTCATGGGCTTGCTCTACGGCAAGGGCGATATCGACCAGACGGTCATCATCGCCACGCGCTGCGGCCAGGATTCCGACTGCAATCCGTCGAACGCGGCGGGCGTGCTTTTCACCACGCTCGGTTTTTCGCAACTGCCCGGGCGGTTCACCGAGGCACTGGACCCCGAAGGCACGTTCAGCCACACCCCATACAATTTCCCGAAATTGATCGACGTGTGCGGGCAGTTGGCGCGACAGGCCGTCGTGCGCGCGGGCGGAACCATCGAGACAAACTTCGAAGGCGACGAAGAATTCGTCATTCCGCGCCGGGAACCGAGCCCGCCGCCGCTGGAACAATGCTGGGAGCCCCGCCCTCCGGCAGACAGCCGCTTCACGGACGCGCAGAAGGCGCGGATTAACCCGCCCAAGGAGAGCGACTGA
- a CDS encoding tyrosine--tRNA ligase → MTLFEDLSWRGIINQVTHEHLAEELEQGPISLYCGFDPTADSLHIGHLLPALGLARFQRAGHNPIALVGGGTGLIGDPSGKTDERSLLTKEQVQANAAGIRRQLERFLDFEGAHAAILRNNADWLCELPLVDFLRDIGKHFSVNVMLAKESVRQRLEDREHGISYTEFSYSLLQAYDFLYLCEHHDCRLQIGGSDQWGNIVAGMDLTRRLLRKDTFGLTFPLITKADGTKFGKTESGAVWLDSRRTSPYRFYQFWVNQADADAPRLLCFFTFLGKDEIAALDRAVAEEPHKRAAQRRLAEEATRLVHGEEALANAVKASEAMFGGDLRGLDAATLEDIFSEVPSATLPRSVLSGDRLLLDVLVETGVFKSKGEARRLVKNGGLYLNNERVDAEESKVTRETCLTGDMAVIRTGKRSYHLLRFTE, encoded by the coding sequence ATGACTCTCTTTGAAGACCTGAGCTGGCGGGGCATCATCAATCAGGTGACCCACGAACATCTGGCCGAGGAACTCGAACAAGGGCCGATATCCCTCTACTGCGGATTCGACCCGACGGCGGACAGCCTGCACATCGGGCACCTGCTGCCGGCGCTTGGCCTCGCCCGGTTCCAGCGGGCGGGACACAATCCCATCGCGCTTGTGGGCGGCGGCACGGGGCTCATCGGCGACCCCAGCGGCAAGACGGACGAGCGCAGCCTGCTCACGAAGGAACAGGTGCAGGCGAACGCGGCGGGCATCCGCCGCCAGCTCGAACGCTTCCTCGATTTCGAAGGCGCGCACGCCGCCATCCTGCGTAACAACGCCGACTGGCTCTGCGAACTCCCGTTAGTCGACTTCCTGCGCGACATCGGCAAGCATTTCAGCGTGAACGTCATGCTCGCCAAGGAATCGGTGCGCCAGCGCCTCGAAGACCGCGAGCACGGCATTTCCTACACCGAATTCTCGTACAGCCTCCTGCAGGCCTATGATTTCCTGTATCTGTGCGAGCACCATGACTGCCGGCTCCAGATCGGCGGCAGCGACCAGTGGGGTAACATCGTCGCGGGCATGGACCTCACCCGGCGCCTCCTTCGAAAGGACACATTCGGCCTGACTTTCCCCCTGATTACAAAGGCAGACGGCACGAAATTCGGCAAGACCGAGAGCGGGGCCGTCTGGCTCGACTCCCGTCGCACTTCGCCCTACCGCTTCTACCAGTTTTGGGTCAACCAGGCCGACGCGGACGCGCCGCGCTTGCTCTGCTTCTTCACATTCCTGGGCAAGGACGAGATCGCGGCGCTCGACCGCGCCGTGGCCGAAGAGCCTCACAAGCGCGCGGCGCAGCGCCGTCTCGCCGAGGAGGCCACGCGCCTGGTGCACGGCGAGGAAGCGCTGGCGAACGCCGTCAAGGCATCCGAAGCCATGTTCGGCGGCGACCTGCGCGGGCTGGACGCCGCGACGCTCGAGGACATCTTCAGCGAGGTGCCCAGTGCGACGCTGCCCCGGTCTGTCTTGAGCGGCGACAGGCTGTTGCTCGATGTGCTGGTCGAAACAGGTGTCTTCAAGAGCAAAGGCGAGGCCCGTCGCCTGGTCAAGAACGGCGGACTTTACCTGAACAACGAACGCGTCGACGCGGAAGAGAGCAAGGTCACGCGCGAAACGTGCCTGACGGGCGATATGGCCGTCATACGAACCGGAAAACGGAGTTACCATCTGCTCCGCTTTACCGAGTGA
- a CDS encoding SCP2 sterol-binding domain-containing protein produces MAGSVAEFFAEVPNKVNKDKIAGMEKIFQFNITGEGGGEWNVTIANGGAAVAQGKAEAPNITLTASAEDWMNIATGKLNGQTAFLTGKLKIQGDMTLAMKLATVFSFS; encoded by the coding sequence ATGGCGGGTTCGGTTGCTGAATTCTTCGCGGAAGTGCCCAACAAGGTAAATAAGGACAAAATCGCCGGGATGGAGAAGATCTTCCAGTTTAATATCACCGGCGAAGGTGGCGGCGAATGGAACGTCACTATCGCGAACGGCGGGGCCGCGGTTGCTCAGGGCAAGGCGGAAGCGCCCAATATTACCTTGACGGCTTCCGCGGAAGACTGGATGAACATTGCCACCGGCAAGTTGAACGGTCAGACGGCCTTCCTCACGGGCAAGCTGAAAATCCAGGGCGACATGACGCTGGCTATGAAGCTCGCCACGGTGTTCTCGTTCAGTTGA
- a CDS encoding alpha/beta fold hydrolase → MRAVHAAARVFVIVLLAGCGGSSAPLAAGERRLALQTEDGLQVAATLYPVPAAQPPGLILAHRYGADAVSWRSFALAAQQEGYQVIAVDLRGHGSSTQRGEGRLDYRDVSGVEWLAAVADLRAARDALLAAGTDPENLAVLGEGLGANLALRYMRIDPVIQAAVMVSPVLDEYGFDSEADVRALRARPVLLVAAENDGPAAGAATALKQTAPGFSELRLYPGAASGTDVLAASEAAQVQVLGWLQAIIGKRLAAGAGTPGS, encoded by the coding sequence TTGCGCGCCGTGCACGCCGCGGCGCGTGTATTCGTGATTGTGCTGCTGGCAGGTTGCGGCGGCTCTTCCGCGCCGCTGGCCGCCGGTGAACGCAGACTTGCGCTGCAGACGGAGGACGGGCTGCAGGTGGCGGCCACGCTGTATCCGGTGCCTGCGGCGCAGCCGCCCGGTTTGATCCTTGCGCACCGTTATGGTGCGGATGCCGTTTCTTGGCGTTCCTTTGCCCTCGCCGCGCAACAGGAGGGGTATCAGGTCATCGCAGTGGATCTGCGGGGCCATGGGAGCAGCACCCAGCGGGGAGAAGGGCGCCTGGACTATCGCGATGTTTCCGGCGTGGAATGGCTTGCGGCCGTGGCTGACCTGCGTGCGGCCAGGGACGCCCTGCTCGCCGCAGGCACAGACCCGGAGAACCTCGCCGTGCTCGGCGAGGGGCTGGGCGCCAATCTTGCCCTGCGGTATATGCGCATAGATCCGGTTATACAAGCGGCCGTGATGGTCTCGCCGGTATTGGACGAGTACGGTTTTGACAGCGAGGCGGATGTGCGCGCGCTGCGGGCGCGGCCTGTGCTGCTGGTCGCGGCGGAGAACGACGGCCCGGCCGCTGGGGCCGCGACGGCTCTGAAACAGACCGCGCCGGGGTTTTCCGAACTGCGGTTATATCCCGGCGCCGCCAGCGGCACGGATGTCCTGGCCGCGTCCGAGGCGGCGCAGGTCCAGGTGCTGGGCTGGTTGCAGGCCATCATCGGCAAGCGCCTGGCCGCGGGCGCCGGAACACCCGGAAGTTGA